Proteins co-encoded in one Nicotiana sylvestris chromosome 7, ASM39365v2, whole genome shotgun sequence genomic window:
- the LOC104249428 gene encoding uncharacterized protein encodes MVIHDINRTLHQLARVRYAWMPNIPLLWPDITQYFEGYKPILITTRVTRQLPFHGWYKCNTDGALKGNPGPSLLGVFVRNDEGDVVYARAVDLGVTTNVVAEAKAILQGLEYCVEHDLHPLILETNSLVMKKVIEGECDPLWVIANDVKKIREMKGNFNVIFQHVFREGNSVADFIANIVFFFAGTSEFHSFTELPSAGSRLINLDKLG; translated from the coding sequence ATGGTGATTCATGATATCAATAGAACATTGCATCAACTAGCAAGAGTGAGGTATGCTTGGATGCCTAATATTCCCTTGTTATGGCCAGACATAACTCAATATTTTGAAGGATATAAACCTATATTGATCACTACAAGAGTAACACGGCAGCTTCCTTTTCATGGTTGGTACAAATGCAATACTGATGGAGCCTTAAAAGGAAATCCTGGTCCTAGCTTATTAGGCGTTTTTGTGAGGAATGATGAAGGTGATGTGGTGTATGCAAGGGCAGTAGACCTAGGAGTGACAACTAATGTGGTGGCTGAAGCTAAGGCTATTCTTCAAGGATTGGAATACTGTGTGGAGCATGATCTTCACCCTCTTATATTGGAGACTAACTCATTAGTGATGAAGAAAGTAATAGAAGGGGAATGTGATCCTCTTTGGGTAATTGCAAATGAtgtgaagaaaattagagagatgAAGGGCAACTTCAATGTGATCTTTCAACATGTGTTCAGAGAAGGCAACTCAGTGGCGGATTTTATAGCTAACATTGTTTTCTTTTTTGCAGGTACATCTGAGTTTCATTCATTTACTGAACTGCCTAGTGCAGGGAGTAGGTTGATTAATCTAGACAAGTTGGGTTAG